One genomic window of Melanotaenia boesemani isolate fMelBoe1 chromosome 20, fMelBoe1.pri, whole genome shotgun sequence includes the following:
- the LOC121631431 gene encoding cytochrome c oxidase subunit 8A, mitochondrial, whose amino-acid sequence MPGLLRTVAARSSTVLRGYTITQKASIYTRPPKDTIGAFETAVGMGLFSLAILGPSGWILAHLEDYKKRE is encoded by the exons ATGCCGGGGCTCCTGAGGACTGTCGCCGCGCGCTCTTCAACTGTCCTGCGGGGATACACCATCACGCAGAAGGCGAGCATTTACACCCGACCGCCGAAGGATACAATCGGAGCTTTT GAAACTGCTGTTGGGATGGGCTTGTTCTCCTTGGCCATCCTGGGACCCTCCGGATGGATCCTGGCTCACCTGGAGGACTACAAGAAGAGGGAATGA